One stretch of Mycteria americana isolate JAX WOST 10 ecotype Jacksonville Zoo and Gardens chromosome 16, USCA_MyAme_1.0, whole genome shotgun sequence DNA includes these proteins:
- the CASKIN2 gene encoding caskin-2, with the protein MGREQELIQAVKNGDVPNVQKLVAKIKASKSKLLGSAKRLNVNYQDADGFSALHHAALGGSLDLISLLLEAQATVDIKDSNGMRPLHYAAWQGRVEPVRVLLRAAASVNMASLDGQIPLHLSAQYGHYEVSEMLLQHQSNPCLINKAKKTPLDLACEFGRLKVAQLLLNSHLCVALLEGQSKDATDPNYTTPLHLAAKNGHKEIIRQLLKAGIEINKQTKTGTALHEAALYGKTEVVRLLLEGGVDVNIRNTYNQTALDIVNQFTTSHASKDIKQLLREASGILKVRALKDFWNLHDPTALNVRAGDVITVLEQHPDGRWKGHIHDAQKGTDRVGYFPPSIAEVISKRTGMVVPRVAPAHQRQGPPGALPAPAGGLQHLPDECPHQAAPSVPAAYGHLTLTRTAPGPDSSAGDRNSVGSEGSIGSIRSAGSGQSTEGTNGQSTSILIENARPLPSTGDDLQQQLLGSEPHNGQLTSMPGPQGHQTPGSCPPEDRVFSHQFLRPEQLLEGKDAEAIYNWLSEFQLESYTANFLNAGYDVPTISRMTPEDLTAIGVTKPGHRKKISTEIGQLSIAEWLPNYIPADLMDWLSAIGLPQYHKKLVNNGYDSITIVTDLTWEDLQEIGINKLGHQKKIMLAVKKLRDLRRSLNQAEATLARRKVPGALDIVTIESLENGECQSPHTPKMMTFQDSELSYELQTAMSNSCHETLGIKSSQGMSRSQESIGVRSRGSGHSQDNMLSRHLSSPSQESLGSGESSSSSGQSCMPPRSKESPASLPGRPSPEPYGKLVSPEGLIGYTNGGGGSPLKERNLPEGMDQYARPVAQKGAGTPAVTPCTPPQTPSKATAPYVFMYPHVSLKSPTVPSLLGAEQPKTLAHPYPSISSGQKSSLQTSAQKAFSYLHSQCGPAELPTVSPTAGAAPDAWQAGEQQHNGGEGFKYKKRSHSLNRYALSDGEHEEEEGAPTSTLGSYATLTRRPGRSQMPRACLQTDAKVTRSQSFAIRAKRKGPPPPPPKRLSSVSSALTAEADSEQPPDPERQPTVHQDVADVGASPGDTGHSRTVKSLAAALEGMPGASPPKPLLAPKPLHLAQDCLPGANVDDESYDGGDTSSTTLSDAGRDPFESNKPRRRTFSEPSAPMTEVAAQGGREDACSDTEEEAKPGVSSSSSQNSSSECIPFAEEGNLTIKQRPKPTGHPKADASVPDAEPGSQPVEHPCSAGKEPAVPAAAKEPPVLEFNLTESDTVKRRPRFREREPLQAVLKAFSMAGQAEAGASPVPQYAQAQAVSIAGPAVPAQVPRAGLAGDAFDDDSVEFRIAEIEKSILSLEKGIKKAPSPTKASSPTELLSTAVVRTPTPDIPAKHTSVASTKLVFSGPKTIYQQVLQPSRHTVAPWAATEAVPDVIGSLASPSSPTLEAGSKVSVKPLVAAPGAALAQQRLEQTNSTLAAALQVAEKKITAEEAEGHPGAVHSAKNILEDISNMFDDLADQLDAMLD; encoded by the exons GTTCTCGGCGCTGCACCACGCAGCCCTGGGCGGCAGCCTGGACCTCATCTcgctgctgctggaggcacagGCCACCGTTGACATCAAGGACAGCAACG GGATGCGCCCCCTGCACTACGCAGCCTGGCAGGGGCGCGTGGAGCCGGTGCGGGTGCTGCTGCGTGCCGCCGCCTCTGTCAACATGGCCTCACTGGACGGGCAGATCCCGCTGCACCTCTCGGCGCAGTACGGCCACTACGAGGTG TCGGAGATGCTGCTCCAGCACCAGTCCAACCCCTGCCTCATCAACAAGGCAAAGAAAACCCCCCTGGACCTGGCCTGCGAGTTCGGGCGGCTGAAG GtggcccagctgctgctgaacagcCATCTGTGCGTCGCCCTCCTGGAGGGACAGTCCAAGGACGCCACCGACCCCAACTACACCACCCCACTGCACCTGGCAGCCAAGAACGGGCACAAGGAGATCATCAG GCAGCTGCTGAAGGCTGGGATTGAGATCAACAAGCAGACCAAGACGGGTACAGCCCTGCATGAGGCTGCACTCTATGGCAAAACAGAGGTGGTGCGGTTGCTGCTGGAG GGTGGCGTTGATGTGAACATCAGGAACACCTACAACCAGACAGCGCTGGACATTGTGAACCAGTTCACCACCTCGCATGCCAGCAAGGACATCAAGCAGCTGCTGAGAG AGGCATCAGGAATCCTGAAGGTCCGAGCTTTGAAGGATTTTTGGAACCTCCATGACCCAACTGCTCTCAATGTACGGGCAGGAGACGTCATCACG GTCCTGGAGCAGCATCCAGATGGGCGATGGAAGGGGCACATCCATGACGCTCAGAAAGGCACCGATCGGGTTGGGTACTTTCCCCCCTCCATCGCCGAAGTCATCAGCAAGCGAACAG GCATGGTTGTCCCCCGCGTGGCGCCTGCGCACCAGCGCCAGGGTCCCCCCGGGGCCCTCCCGGCCCCCGCTGGCGGGCTGCAGCACCTCCCCGACGAGTGTCCTCACCAGGCAGCCCCGAGCGTCCCAGCGGCCTATGGCCACCTCACCCTAACCCGGACGGCCCCGGGCCCTGACAGCTCAG caggagacaggaACAGCGTGGGCAGCGAGGGCAGCATCGGCAGCATCCGCAGTGCTGGCAGCGGCCAGAGCACCGAGGGCACCAATGGGCAGAGCACCAGCATCCTCATTGAGAACGCCAGG CCGCTGCCCTCCACCGGCGATGACCTCCAGCAACAGCTTTTGGGATCAGAGCCACACAATGGGCAGTTGACCTCCATGCCAG GGCCACAGGGCCACCAGACCCCAGGTAGCTGCCCCCCTGAAGACAGGGTCTTCTCCCACCAGTTCTTGCGGCCTGAGCAGCTCCTCGAGGGGAAG GACGCAGAAGCCATTTACAACTGGCTGAGTGAGTTCCAGCTGGAGTCGTACACTGCCAACTTCCTGAATGCTGGCTACGATGTCCCCACCATCAGCCGCATGACCCCAGAG GATCTGACAGCCATTGGCGTGACCAAACCAGGCCACAGGAAGAAGATCTCCACTGAGATTGGGCAGCTCAGCATTGCCGAGTGGCTGCCCAACTACATCCCG GCTGACCTGATGGACTGGCTCAGTGCCATTGGGTTGCCCCAGTACCACAAAAAGCTGGTGAACAACGGCTACGACTCCATCACCATCGTGACGGACCTGACATGGGAGGATCTGCAAGAGATAGGCATCAATAAGCTGG GCCACCAGAAGAAGATCATGTTGGCTGTCAAGAAGCTCAGAGACCTCCGCAGAAGCCTCAACCAAGCAGAAGCAACTCTGGCAAGACGCAAAGTCCCCGGTGCCCTGGACATCGTCACCATAGAGTCGCTGGAGAACGGGGAGTGCCAGTCTCCACACACCCCCAAAATGATGACCTTCCAGGACAGTGAGCTCAGCTACGAGCTCCAGACAGCCATGTCCAACAGCTGCCACGAGACGCTCGGCATCAAGAGCAGCCAGGGGATGTCGCGGAGCCAGGAGAGCATCGGGGTGCGGTCCCGGGGCTCGGGGCACTCGCAGGACAACATGCTGTCCCGGCACCTCTCCAGCCCCTCGCAGGAAAGCCTGGGCAgcggggagagcagcagcagcagtgggcagTCCTGCATGCCGCCCCGCAGCAAGGAGAGCCCGGCCAGCCTGCCGGGACGGCCCAGTCCCGAGCCCTATGGGAAGCTCGTCTCCCCCGAGGGGCTGATCGGCTACACCAatggcggcgggggcagccctcTCAAGGAGAGGAACCTGCCCGAAGGCATGGATCAGTACGCCCGGCCGGTGGCTCAGAAAGGTGCTGGGACACCAGCGGTCACCCCCTGTACCCCTCCCCAGACACCCAGCAAGGCGACAGCCCCGTACGTCTTCATGTACCCACACGTCTCCTTGAAATCCCCAACGGTCCCTTCCCTCCTGGGAGCGGAGCAGCCCAAGACCCTGGCGCACCCGTACCCCTCCATCTCCTCTGGACAGAAGAGCAGCCTGCAGACGTCGGCCCAAAAAGCCTTCTCCTACCTGCACAGCCAGTGTGGCCCCGCGGAGCTGCCCACCGTGTCAcccacagctggggcagccccggaTGCCTGGCAGGCCggagagcagcagcacaatgGGGGCGAAGGCTTCAAGTACAAGAAGCGTTCGCACAGCCTGAACCGCTACGCACTGTCGGATGGGgagcatgaggaggaggagggggcacccaccagcacccTGGGCTCCTATGCCACCCTgacgcggcggccgggccgcagCCAGATGCCACGGGCCTGTCTGCAGACAGATGCCAAGGTGACCCGCAGCCAGTCCTTTGCCATCCGGGCCAAGCGCAAGGGCCCTCCGCCGCCACCTCCCAAGCGCCTCAGCTCCGTCTCCAGTGCCCTCACTGCCGAGGCAGACAGCGAGCAGCCCCCTGATCCCGAGCGGCAGCCCACAGTCCACCAGGATGTGGCTGATGTGGGTGCCAGCCCCGGTGACACTGGCCACAGCAGGACAGTGAAGAGCCTGGCGGCTGCACTGGAGGGGATGCCAGGGGCGAGCCCGCCCAAGCCCCTCCTGGCCCCAAAACCACTGCATTTGGCTCAGGACTGTCTCCCTGGGGCAAATGTGGATGATGAGTCCTATGATGGTGGTGACACCAGTAGCACCACACTTTCTGATGCTGGCAGGGACCCCTTTGAGAGCAACAAGCCACGGAGACGGACATTCAGTGAGCCCAGCGCTCCCATGACGGAGGTGGCTGCGCAGGGCGGGCGGGAGGATGCCTGCTCGGACACAGAGGAGGAGGCCAAGCCGGGggtctcctcctcatcctcccagAACAGCTCCAGCGAGTGCATCCCCTTTGCAGAAGAAGGCAACTTAACCATCAAACAACGGCCAAAGCCCACTGGGCACCCCAAGGCTGACGCGTCCGTGCCAgacgcagagcccggttcccagcCGGTGGAgcacccctgctctgctgggaaggagcCAGCGGTGCCCGCTGCTGCCAAGGAGCCGCCTGTGCTGGAGTTCAACCTCACCGAGTCAGACACGGTGAAACGCCGGCCCCGCTTCAGGGAGCGGGAGCCGCTGCAGGCGGTGCTGAAGGCGTTCAGCatggcagggcaggctgaggcGGGGGCCAGCCCTGTGCCCCAGTATGCCCAGGCCCAAGCAGTGAGCATCGCGGGCCCTGCCGTGCCGGCACAGGTGCCACGGGCCGGGCTGGCAGGGGACGCCTTTGACGACGACAGCGTGGAGTTCAGGATTGCTGAGATAGAGAAAAGCATCTTGTCACTGGAGAAGGGGATCAAGAAGGCACCAAGCCCCACCAAAGCCTCCAGCCCCACGGAGCTGCTCAGCACCGCCGTGGTGAGGACGCCCACTCCAG ATATCCCCGCCAAGCACACCTCCGTGGCGTCCACCAAGCTAGTCTTCTCTGGGCCAAAGACCATCTACCAGCAGGTCCTGCAGCCCTCCCGCCACACCGTTGCTCCCTGGGCAGCCACCGAGGCAGTGCCAGATGTGATCGGGTCCCTGGCCAGTCCCAGCTCGCCGACGCTGGAGGCAGGCAGCAAGGTGTCAGTGAAGCCTTTGGTagctgccccgggggctgccctggcccagcAGCGGCTGGAGCAGACCAACTCCACCCTGGCTGCTGCgctgcaggtggccgagaagAAGATCACAGCggaggaggcagaggg ccacccTGGGGCCGTGCACTCGGCCAAGAACATCCTGGAAGACATCAGCAACATGTTCGATGACCTGGCCGACCAGCTGGACGCAATGCTGGACTGA